One stretch of Actinomycetota bacterium DNA includes these proteins:
- a CDS encoding uracil-DNA glycosylase produces the protein MTRTLEEVKQEALTCTKCRLAAGRTQVVFGVGHPTANLMFIGEAPGFHEDKQGEPFVGAAGQLLTKLLSDIGLRREDVYICNTLKCRPPGNRDPMPDEIESCKPWLKEQIDLIDPRVIATLGNFATQLLLGRKVGITKVRGQRFDWRGRVLIPTFHPAAILRGGAAGLQMQQVEQDFLLIRKILDETPEEAIEDPGEQLGLFSQ, from the coding sequence GTGACTCGGACGCTCGAAGAGGTCAAGCAAGAGGCGCTCACCTGCACCAAATGCCGGCTCGCCGCCGGCCGGACGCAGGTCGTGTTCGGCGTCGGTCACCCCACCGCCAACCTCATGTTCATCGGCGAGGCGCCCGGCTTCCACGAGGACAAGCAGGGGGAGCCGTTCGTGGGCGCGGCCGGGCAGCTCCTCACGAAGCTCCTCAGTGACATCGGACTTCGTCGCGAAGACGTGTACATCTGCAACACCTTAAAATGCCGGCCACCCGGCAACCGCGACCCGATGCCGGATGAGATCGAGTCGTGCAAACCGTGGCTCAAGGAGCAGATCGATCTCATCGATCCGAGGGTGATCGCGACGCTCGGAAACTTCGCGACCCAGTTGTTGCTCGGCCGCAAGGTCGGCATCACGAAGGTGCGCGGGCAGCGCTTCGACTGGCGAGGACGCGTGCTGATCCCGACGTTCCACCCGGCGGCTATCCTGCGCGGCGGTGCGGCAGGGCTTCAGATGCAGCAGGTTGAGCAGGACTTCCTGCTGATCCGCAAGATCCTCGACGAGACGCCGGAAGAGGCGATCGAGGACCCCGGCGAGCAGCTCGGTCTCTTCTCCCAATGA
- a CDS encoding alpha/beta hydrolase: protein MDPKKRRRGLLLGALAAGAAVGLTAERYLVGRDRKRPDPEAKEPFGDLRGESIGPLPSFDGTRLHVEQAGPAGGPTVVLVHGFSLNLTTWHYQIRDLPPAHRVLMYDARGHGRSEKAREGDWSLEALARDLEHVIRSHGGSHPVALVGHSMGGMTVLKFAELFPEQIGARVGAIVLVNTTAADVMGGMLPGAARRLSAAINMVQEGAVRALASNAGRVDRLRGRSRDLAYLAVRAMGLGPKAMPSLVEFVDSMLAETPTEVWASLLPTLLGLDVTKVLDVIDVPTLVVSGSHDRLCPPGGAQRMAKAIKGAELAVIRDAGHMSMLERPQSFNARLRGFLSRVPAVAG from the coding sequence ATGGATCCGAAGAAGCGTCGCCGCGGTCTGCTGCTGGGCGCGCTCGCCGCCGGTGCGGCCGTGGGCCTCACGGCGGAGCGGTATCTCGTCGGACGCGATCGCAAGCGCCCCGACCCCGAGGCCAAAGAGCCGTTCGGCGATTTGCGAGGCGAATCGATCGGTCCGTTGCCCTCATTCGACGGGACGCGGCTGCACGTCGAGCAGGCCGGGCCCGCCGGAGGCCCGACGGTCGTGCTCGTCCACGGCTTCTCGCTGAACCTCACGACGTGGCACTACCAGATCCGCGACCTGCCTCCGGCGCACCGCGTGCTGATGTACGACGCGCGCGGCCACGGCCGGTCGGAGAAGGCGCGGGAGGGCGATTGGTCGCTCGAGGCGCTGGCACGCGATCTCGAACACGTGATCCGCTCGCACGGTGGAAGCCATCCCGTCGCGCTGGTGGGCCACAGCATGGGCGGCATGACGGTCCTCAAGTTCGCAGAGCTGTTCCCCGAGCAGATCGGCGCGCGCGTCGGCGCGATCGTGCTCGTCAACACGACCGCCGCCGATGTGATGGGCGGGATGCTGCCGGGGGCCGCCCGGCGGCTGAGCGCAGCGATAAATATGGTGCAGGAAGGTGCCGTTCGGGCACTGGCCTCCAACGCCGGACGGGTCGACCGGCTCCGCGGCCGCTCGCGGGACCTCGCCTACCTGGCGGTTCGGGCGATGGGGCTGGGGCCGAAGGCGATGCCCTCGTTGGTGGAGTTCGTCGACTCGATGCTCGCCGAGACGCCGACCGAAGTCTGGGCGAGCCTGCTGCCCACCCTGCTCGGGTTGGACGTCACCAAGGTGCTCGACGTGATCGACGTCCCGACGCTGGTCGTGTCGGGCTCGCACGACCGTCTGTGCCCGCCGGGCGGGGCCCAGCGGATGGCCAAAGCGATCAAAGGCGCCGAGCTCGCCGTCATCCGGGACGCGGGGCACATGTCGATGCTGGAGCGCCCGCAATCGTTCAACGCGCGGCTGCGCGGCTTCCTCAGCAGGGTGCCGGCGGTGGCCGGTTAG
- the alr gene encoding alanine racemase, whose translation MTRPAWVEIDLRAVGANVRAIIEHLTPRTGYLAVVKANAYGHGDVPVAIAALRAGASWLGVILVDEAIRLREAGIEAPILLLHEPPPDRGDDVVRHRLTPSVFTEQGIAALGEAAERANTGVSVHLKVDTGLNRLGVPHEQLEGFAKALASEPRLNIEGVFSHFAFADDPGNPFIDTQLERFNDAIERLAALGISPPIKHMGNSAAALTRPDAHFDLVRVGIATYGLTPAPALAGIVPLSPALTLKAKIAMVKHVAAGEGVSYGLRYKLERPGTIVSLPLGYADGWARALSGKAEVLVGGKRYPTVGTVCMDSFMADLGADTCEVGDEAVLIGSQGSERIAAEDVAGRIGTINYEVVTLLTQRLDRVFLD comes from the coding sequence GTGACGCGCCCCGCCTGGGTCGAGATCGACCTGCGCGCCGTCGGCGCCAACGTCCGCGCGATCATCGAGCATCTGACGCCGCGGACCGGCTACCTCGCGGTCGTGAAGGCGAATGCGTACGGGCACGGCGATGTGCCGGTCGCGATCGCCGCGCTGCGGGCCGGCGCGTCGTGGCTCGGCGTGATCTTGGTAGACGAGGCGATCCGGCTGCGCGAGGCGGGCATCGAGGCTCCGATCCTCCTGCTGCACGAGCCACCGCCGGACCGGGGCGACGACGTGGTCCGCCACCGTCTCACGCCCAGCGTTTTCACCGAGCAGGGGATCGCGGCGCTCGGCGAAGCCGCCGAGCGCGCGAATACTGGCGTGTCCGTGCATCTCAAGGTCGACACCGGCCTGAACCGGCTGGGGGTGCCGCACGAGCAGCTCGAGGGATTCGCCAAGGCGCTCGCGAGCGAACCGCGGCTCAATATCGAAGGCGTCTTCTCGCATTTCGCTTTCGCCGACGACCCCGGCAACCCGTTCATCGACACGCAGCTCGAGCGATTCAACGATGCGATCGAGCGGCTGGCCGCGCTGGGGATCAGCCCGCCGATCAAGCACATGGGGAACTCGGCCGCGGCGCTGACGCGGCCGGACGCCCACTTCGACCTCGTGCGGGTGGGGATCGCCACCTACGGCCTGACGCCGGCGCCGGCGCTCGCGGGGATCGTCCCGCTGAGTCCGGCGCTCACCTTGAAAGCGAAGATCGCGATGGTGAAGCACGTCGCGGCGGGGGAGGGCGTGTCGTACGGGCTCCGCTACAAGCTCGAGCGGCCCGGAACGATCGTATCGCTGCCGCTCGGATACGCCGACGGATGGGCGCGCGCGCTGTCGGGCAAGGCGGAGGTGCTCGTCGGCGGCAAGCGATACCCGACCGTCGGGACGGTGTGCATGGATTCCTTCATGGCCGACCTCGGCGCCGACACGTGCGAGGTCGGCGACGAAGCCGTGCTGATCGGCTCGCAGGGTTCGGAACGCATCGCCGCGGAAGACGTCGCCGGACGGATCGGGACGATCAACTACGAAGTCGTCACCTTGCTTACGCAGCGCCTCGACCGCGTATTCCTAGACTAG
- a CDS encoding NAD(P)H-hydrate dehydratase: protein MLPVLTAEDVRRQDAACEARGISTATLMGNAGSAVARAARELLGGTYGRRVVIVCGKGNNAGDGLVAGRWLTSWGAHVSAVMLLGTDLRGAAREAMEAFPGRIHGPERLGRELSRADLLLDAIFGVGLSRTPEGAAAPAIEHLGSGSVPVVAVDLPSGVDSDTGALVGGRAVRAAMTVSLGGLKPGLLFEPGRSAAGRVEIADIGIPDDLRAGTASALEASDVSALLPRRRASSNKRRVGTVLLVVGSRGLPGAAALTAGACVHGGAGLTVVAAPESVVPTIIGRVPEVTAIPLPETGDGTIDPKAIELLRPRLGEFHVAALGPGLSTHPATAELIRALVSELELPLVLDADALTAFAGASELVARSPASKVLTPHTRELSRLVSRPDEEIEADRLAAARDAAARLQAVVLLKGPGTVIADREGVSFVNPSGGPSLAQGGTGDVLTGLTAALLAQELQVGEGRADLLTTAAAAWIHGRAGDLAAERFAPHPANASMLIELLPEVFHEVAG, encoded by the coding sequence GTGCTCCCCGTCCTGACCGCGGAGGACGTGCGGCGCCAGGACGCCGCGTGCGAGGCGCGCGGGATATCGACCGCGACCCTGATGGGCAACGCAGGATCCGCCGTGGCGCGAGCCGCGCGCGAGCTGCTCGGCGGAACCTACGGGCGGCGCGTCGTGATCGTCTGTGGGAAGGGCAACAACGCCGGCGACGGGCTGGTGGCCGGCCGGTGGTTGACGTCCTGGGGCGCGCACGTCTCGGCGGTCATGCTGCTGGGCACCGATCTTCGAGGGGCCGCGCGCGAGGCGATGGAGGCGTTCCCCGGGCGGATCCACGGGCCCGAACGTCTCGGTCGCGAGCTGAGTCGTGCGGACCTCCTGCTCGACGCGATCTTCGGAGTCGGGCTGTCGCGGACCCCAGAGGGTGCGGCCGCTCCGGCGATCGAACATCTCGGGTCTGGTTCGGTCCCCGTCGTCGCGGTCGATCTGCCGAGCGGCGTCGACTCGGATACCGGAGCGCTCGTCGGCGGACGGGCCGTGCGCGCGGCAATGACCGTATCGCTCGGCGGCTTGAAGCCGGGTCTGCTGTTCGAGCCCGGACGTTCCGCCGCCGGCCGGGTCGAGATCGCCGACATAGGGATCCCCGACGACCTGCGGGCCGGGACGGCTTCCGCGCTTGAGGCGTCCGACGTGAGCGCGCTGCTGCCAAGACGGCGGGCGTCGTCGAACAAGCGGCGGGTGGGGACGGTGCTGCTGGTGGTCGGTTCGCGTGGGCTCCCCGGGGCGGCCGCGCTGACCGCGGGCGCCTGCGTTCACGGCGGCGCCGGGCTGACGGTGGTCGCGGCGCCCGAGTCGGTCGTTCCCACGATCATCGGCCGCGTGCCCGAGGTCACCGCGATCCCGTTGCCGGAGACGGGCGACGGAACGATCGACCCCAAGGCCATCGAGCTGCTCCGGCCGCGGCTCGGCGAGTTCCACGTCGCCGCTCTCGGTCCCGGCCTGTCCACGCACCCCGCCACCGCCGAGCTCATCCGCGCGCTCGTGAGCGAACTGGAGCTGCCTCTCGTGCTCGACGCCGACGCGCTCACGGCGTTCGCCGGCGCGTCCGAGCTCGTCGCGCGAAGCCCGGCGTCGAAGGTTCTGACCCCGCACACGCGCGAGCTTTCCCGGCTCGTGAGCCGGCCCGACGAAGAGATCGAGGCCGATCGCCTCGCGGCCGCGAGAGATGCCGCGGCCCGGCTACAAGCCGTCGTGCTCCTGAAAGGCCCGGGAACCGTCATCGCGGACCGGGAGGGCGTCTCGTTCGTCAACCCAAGCGGGGGACCTTCGCTTGCGCAAGGCGGAACCGGCGACGTGCTGACCGGGCTGACCGCCGCGCTCCTGGCGCAGGAGCTGCAGGTGGGCGAGGGGCGTGCGGATCTGCTCACTACGGCGGCCGCCGCGTGGATCCACGGCCGCGCCGGCGATCTCGCGGCCGAGCGCTTCGCGCCACATCCGGCGAACGCGTCGATGCTGATCGAGCTGCTCCCCGAGGTCTTCCACGAGGTCGCCGGGTGA
- the glmS gene encoding glutamine--fructose-6-phosphate transaminase (isomerizing), with amino-acid sequence MCGIVGYVGSEQALPILMDGLSRLEYRGYDSAGVAIVDGEIDVVRKAGKLEILEKELALRDVAGSTGIGHTRWATHGGPNDSNAHPHRDCTGRIALIHNGIIENFLELREELEREGHVLQSETDTEAIAHLIEAAYDGDLVAAFRSALKRLDGAFSLAVVSADHPGVVVAAKRTSPLLVGKADHGTMLASDPPALLPYTRDMVHIHDDQVVVITADGYTITTLDGEPAEGEAVHVDWDLQAAEKAGFDHFMLKEIYEQPDAVADTLRGRTISGRLHLDELRMDEADIREVDKVFVVACGSSYHAAMVAKYAIEHWTRIPCEIELSSEFRYRDPVLDRDTLVIAVSQSGETIDSLEAVRHAKDQHAKLMSVVNVVGSSIARASDAVLYTHAGPEIAVASTKAFETQMVALKLMALYLAQVRATLYPGEIADLVREMGRLPELLERTLALREPVRAIAREIVDARDVLFLGRHVGYPIALEGALKLKEISYLHAEGYAAGELKHGPIALVEPGVPVVAVATQSHVYQKVLSNIQEVKARGALVIAVATEGDTEIGRHADHVLEVPKVHQLFTPELVAVPLQMLAYEIAVLRGCDVDQPRNLAKSVTVE; translated from the coding sequence ATGTGCGGCATCGTTGGTTACGTCGGCAGCGAGCAGGCGCTTCCCATCCTGATGGACGGGCTGTCGCGGCTCGAGTACCGGGGCTACGACTCGGCCGGGGTCGCGATCGTCGACGGCGAGATCGACGTGGTCCGCAAGGCCGGCAAGCTCGAGATCCTCGAGAAGGAGCTGGCGCTCCGCGACGTCGCCGGCTCGACCGGCATCGGCCACACCCGCTGGGCCACACACGGCGGACCGAACGACTCGAACGCCCACCCGCACCGCGACTGCACCGGCCGTATCGCGCTGATCCACAACGGCATCATCGAGAACTTCCTGGAGCTGCGTGAGGAGCTCGAGCGCGAGGGTCACGTACTCCAGTCGGAGACCGACACCGAGGCGATCGCCCACCTGATCGAGGCGGCCTACGACGGCGACCTCGTCGCGGCGTTCCGCTCGGCGCTGAAGCGGCTCGACGGCGCGTTCTCGCTCGCCGTCGTCTCGGCCGACCATCCCGGCGTCGTCGTGGCGGCGAAACGCACCTCGCCGCTGCTCGTCGGCAAGGCGGACCACGGCACGATGCTCGCGAGCGACCCGCCGGCGCTGCTGCCGTACACCCGCGACATGGTGCACATCCACGACGACCAGGTCGTCGTGATCACGGCCGACGGCTACACGATCACGACGCTCGACGGCGAGCCGGCCGAGGGCGAAGCGGTCCACGTCGACTGGGACCTCCAGGCCGCCGAGAAGGCCGGCTTCGACCACTTCATGCTCAAGGAGATCTACGAGCAGCCCGACGCCGTCGCCGACACGCTTCGCGGGCGCACCATCAGCGGACGGCTCCATCTCGACGAGCTGCGCATGGACGAGGCCGACATCCGCGAGGTAGACAAGGTCTTCGTCGTCGCGTGCGGCTCCTCATACCACGCGGCGATGGTCGCCAAGTATGCGATCGAGCACTGGACCCGTATCCCGTGTGAGATCGAGCTTTCGAGCGAGTTCCGCTACCGAGATCCCGTGCTGGATCGCGACACGCTCGTGATCGCGGTGTCGCAGTCGGGCGAGACGATCGACTCGCTCGAGGCCGTCCGCCACGCGAAGGACCAGCACGCGAAGCTGATGAGCGTCGTGAACGTGGTCGGGTCGTCGATCGCGCGCGCCTCCGACGCGGTCCTGTACACGCACGCCGGGCCCGAGATCGCCGTCGCCTCGACGAAGGCTTTCGAGACGCAGATGGTCGCGCTCAAGCTCATGGCGCTGTATCTGGCGCAGGTTCGCGCGACGTTGTACCCGGGAGAGATCGCGGATCTGGTTCGCGAGATGGGACGGCTGCCCGAGCTGCTCGAGCGCACCCTCGCGCTTCGCGAGCCGGTGCGCGCGATCGCACGCGAGATCGTCGACGCGCGCGATGTGCTGTTCCTCGGCCGCCACGTCGGCTACCCGATCGCCCTCGAAGGCGCTTTGAAGCTCAAAGAGATCTCGTATCTGCACGCCGAGGGGTACGCGGCCGGCGAGCTCAAGCACGGGCCCATCGCGCTGGTCGAGCCGGGCGTGCCGGTCGTAGCGGTCGCGACCCAGTCGCACGTGTACCAGAAGGTGCTGTCAAACATTCAGGAGGTGAAGGCGCGGGGCGCGCTCGTGATCGCTGTGGCGACCGAGGGGGACACGGAGATCGGCCGGCACGCCGATCACGTGCTCGAAGTCCCGAAGGTGCACCAGCTCTTCACCCCCGAGCTCGTGGCCGTTCCGTTGCAGATGCTCGCGTATGAGATCGCGGTCCTGCGCGGCTGCGACGTGGACCAGCCGCGGAACCTCGCCAAGAGCGTCACCGTGGAGTAG